The following are encoded in a window of Ranitomeya variabilis isolate aRanVar5 chromosome 8, aRanVar5.hap1, whole genome shotgun sequence genomic DNA:
- the ITPA gene encoding inosine triphosphate pyrophosphatase isoform X2 has protein sequence MARRFCKLRSDNHIQVMVVIQILGDKFPCKLVAKKIDLPEYQGESDEISIQKCKEAAKQIQGPVIVEDTCLCFNALGGLPGPYIKWFLEKLKPEGLHRMLAGFEDKSAFALCTFAYSTGNPEDPVLLFRGKTLGQIVSPRGPRDFGWDPCFQPDGYEQTYAELPKEVKNSISHRYRALKEMSDHFIQNGAPKV, from the exons ATGGCACGTCGGTTCTGCAAGCTGCGCAGTGACAATCACATCCAGGTCATGGTG GTCATTCAGATTCTCGGAGATAAATTTCCCTGTAAACTTGTAGCTAAGAAGATTGACT TGCCTGAATACCAAGGAGAATCTGATGAAATTTCAATTCAAAAGTGTAAAGAGGCCGCAAAACAG ATCCAAGGTCCAGTCATCGTTGAAGACACGTGTTTATGTTTCAACGCTCTGGGTGGTCTTCCTGGCCCCTATAT AAAATGGTTTCTTGAGAAGTTGAAACCTGAAG GCTTGCATCGAATGTTGGCTGGATTTGAGGATAAATCTGCGTTTGCCCTTTGCACATTTGCCTATAGCACTGGAAACCCGGAAGACCCCGTACTGCTGTTCAGGGGGAAAACCCTG GGTCAAATAGTGTCTCCACGAGGACCTCGTGACTTTGGGTGGGATCCATGTTTCCAGCCTGATGGCTATGAACAAAC GTACGCAGAGCTTCCAAAAGAAGTGAAGAATAGTATTTCCCATCGGTACAGAGCCCTGAAAGAAATGTCAGATCATTTTATCCAGAATGGCGCCCCTAAAGTCTGA
- the ITPA gene encoding inosine triphosphate pyrophosphatase isoform X1, translating into MAAVTGRSVVFVTGNAKKLEEVIQILGDKFPCKLVAKKIDLPEYQGESDEISIQKCKEAAKQIQGPVIVEDTCLCFNALGGLPGPYIKWFLEKLKPEGLHRMLAGFEDKSAFALCTFAYSTGNPEDPVLLFRGKTLGQIVSPRGPRDFGWDPCFQPDGYEQTYAELPKEVKNSISHRYRALKEMSDHFIQNGAPKV; encoded by the exons ATGGCTGCAGTGACTGGCAGGAGTGTGGTGTTTGTGACGGGCAATGCCAAGAAGCTGGAGGAG GTCATTCAGATTCTCGGAGATAAATTTCCCTGTAAACTTGTAGCTAAGAAGATTGACT TGCCTGAATACCAAGGAGAATCTGATGAAATTTCAATTCAAAAGTGTAAAGAGGCCGCAAAACAG ATCCAAGGTCCAGTCATCGTTGAAGACACGTGTTTATGTTTCAACGCTCTGGGTGGTCTTCCTGGCCCCTATAT AAAATGGTTTCTTGAGAAGTTGAAACCTGAAG GCTTGCATCGAATGTTGGCTGGATTTGAGGATAAATCTGCGTTTGCCCTTTGCACATTTGCCTATAGCACTGGAAACCCGGAAGACCCCGTACTGCTGTTCAGGGGGAAAACCCTG GGTCAAATAGTGTCTCCACGAGGACCTCGTGACTTTGGGTGGGATCCATGTTTCCAGCCTGATGGCTATGAACAAAC GTACGCAGAGCTTCCAAAAGAAGTGAAGAATAGTATTTCCCATCGGTACAGAGCCCTGAAAGAAATGTCAGATCATTTTATCCAGAATGGCGCCCCTAAAGTCTGA